In the genome of Sulfuricella sp., one region contains:
- a CDS encoding SirB2 family protein, translating to MLYLTLKSIHVSCVALTISLFLLRGFWILRDSAQLQQRWVRILPHVIDATLLTSAILLAALTGQYPGVNGWLTAKVAALLLYIGLGTIAIKRGRTKRTRVAAWLGAILVFGYIVAVALTRQPVPG from the coding sequence GTGCTTTATCTGACGCTTAAATCCATTCATGTCAGCTGCGTGGCGCTGACCATCAGTCTGTTCCTGTTACGCGGGTTCTGGATACTGCGGGACTCGGCACAGTTACAACAGCGCTGGGTCCGGATTCTTCCTCATGTAATCGATGCCACGCTGCTGACCAGCGCCATCCTGCTTGCGGCCCTGACGGGGCAATATCCTGGGGTCAACGGCTGGCTGACTGCCAAAGTGGCGGCTTTGTTACTTTATATCGGGCTCGGGACCATTGCGATCAAGCGGGGAAGGACCAAGCGCACAAGAGTCGCGGCCTGGCTGGGCGCCATTCTGGTTTTTGGCTACATCGTGGCGGTTGCGCTTACGCGGCAGCCCGTCCCGGGCTAG
- the apaG gene encoding Co2+/Mg2+ efflux protein ApaG: protein MAESKKYEVQVETAVAYLPDQSDEKGERYVFAYTITISNTGTVPAQLISRHWIIADAASQVQEVRGLGVVGEQPLLRPGDSFEYTSGTSLATPVGTMHGSYQMVAEDGTRFEAPVAEFILSVPRVLH from the coding sequence ATGGCCGAAAGTAAAAAATACGAAGTTCAAGTGGAAACCGCCGTTGCTTACCTTCCCGATCAGTCTGACGAGAAGGGTGAGCGCTATGTGTTTGCCTACACCATTACTATTTCCAACACGGGCACCGTGCCGGCGCAATTGATCAGCCGGCACTGGATCATTGCCGATGCAGCCAGTCAGGTACAGGAAGTGCGCGGGCTGGGCGTGGTGGGGGAACAGCCCTTGCTGCGGCCGGGTGATTCTTTTGAATATACCAGTGGCACGTCCCTGGCGACGCCGGTGGGCACCATGCACGGCAGTTACCAGATGGTGGCCGAGGACGGCACCCGGTTCGAGGCGCCAGTCGCGGAATTTATCCTGAGCGTGCCGCGCGTGCTGCACTAG
- a CDS encoding helix-turn-helix domain-containing protein has protein sequence MVVFPVSTLDFLCKSFPPTLTVEQVSEITSEQPQTIRNLVSQGCYRIPSFKIGRKRVFRLVDVAEFIDRQFLADPSHPSHQKPKRGRPTKVEQLARRQAAQQAMQRPAHADGG, from the coding sequence ATGGTCGTTTTTCCCGTAAGTACACTTGATTTTCTCTGCAAGAGTTTTCCGCCGACGCTTACCGTTGAACAGGTCAGCGAAATCACTAGCGAGCAGCCACAGACCATTCGGAATCTGGTCAGTCAGGGCTGCTATCGCATCCCTTCATTCAAGATTGGCCGCAAACGTGTCTTCCGGCTGGTAGACGTTGCCGAATTCATTGATCGGCAATTCCTTGCTGATCCGAGCCATCCGAGTCACCAGAAACCCAAGCGAGGCCGGCCGACCAAGGTTGAGCAACTGGCGCGGCGGCAAGCAGCGCAGCAAGCGATGCAGCGGCCCGCGCATGCGGATGGGGGTTGA
- the ppx gene encoding exopolyphosphatase, with amino-acid sequence MREYSTIAAIDLGSNSFRLQVARVVGDQIYPLDSLKESVRLGAGLMPDKTLDEEAQQRALACLKLFSERLRELPREAVRAVGTNTFRVAKNASLFFEAAQNALGFPIEIIAGREEARLIYIGVAHGLPPSEEKRLVVDIGGGSTEFIIGSGYQPERMESLYMGCVSFSRHFFPDGKITRANLQQAELAARSEIQTIATEFSAGHWQQAVGSSGTARALAEILEQNGLSPSGLTREGMSALRELLLKSGDVKLLQLAGLPSDRMPVLAGGFAIMNSIFTELDIGHMAVASSALREGVLYDLLGRFHQHDMRESTVREFMRRYHVDPPQAGRVQELADALFDQLVNKLAGNIEEPRQYLAWAARLHEIGISIAHTGYHRHSAYILANADMPGFSTREQELLSLLVRAHRGSLKKLLDQQPVKNSDEWMLILVLRLAVLFCRSRSDAELPAMKLKPGSSGGFSLSIDRAWLERNTLTRALLENEIKDLKSAGIAFSLKTEKIL; translated from the coding sequence ATGCGCGAATATTCCACGATCGCCGCCATTGACCTGGGCTCCAACAGCTTCAGGTTGCAGGTCGCACGTGTTGTGGGCGATCAGATTTACCCCCTCGACTCACTCAAGGAATCCGTCCGGCTCGGCGCTGGACTGATGCCTGACAAAACACTCGACGAGGAAGCCCAGCAGCGTGCCCTGGCCTGCCTCAAGCTCTTTTCGGAGCGCTTGCGCGAGTTGCCGCGTGAAGCAGTACGCGCGGTTGGCACCAACACCTTCCGCGTGGCCAAAAACGCCTCACTTTTTTTCGAGGCCGCTCAAAACGCACTGGGCTTCCCGATCGAAATCATCGCCGGCAGGGAAGAGGCGCGCCTAATCTATATCGGCGTTGCCCACGGCCTGCCGCCTTCGGAAGAAAAGCGCCTGGTGGTGGATATTGGCGGGGGCTCCACCGAATTCATTATCGGTTCTGGCTATCAGCCGGAGCGCATGGAAAGCCTGTACATGGGCTGCGTCAGCTTTAGCAGGCATTTTTTTCCCGACGGAAAAATTACCCGGGCCAATCTCCAGCAGGCCGAACTTGCCGCACGCAGTGAAATCCAGACCATCGCCACCGAATTTTCGGCGGGCCACTGGCAACAGGCAGTGGGCTCCTCCGGCACGGCACGAGCGCTGGCAGAAATCCTGGAGCAAAATGGCCTTTCTCCATCCGGCCTGACCCGGGAAGGCATGAGCGCGTTGCGTGAGCTGCTGCTCAAGTCCGGCGACGTCAAGCTGTTGCAGTTGGCCGGCTTGCCCTCTGACCGCATGCCAGTGCTGGCTGGCGGTTTCGCCATCATGAACAGCATTTTCACCGAACTCGACATCGGGCACATGGCGGTTGCTTCCAGCGCGCTGCGCGAAGGCGTGCTGTACGACCTGCTGGGGCGCTTCCACCAGCATGACATGCGCGAGTCCACGGTACGTGAATTCATGCGGCGCTATCATGTGGACCCGCCCCAGGCGGGAAGAGTGCAGGAACTGGCCGATGCCCTGTTCGATCAGCTTGTGAACAAGCTGGCAGGGAATATTGAAGAGCCGCGCCAGTATCTTGCCTGGGCCGCGCGCCTGCATGAAATCGGCATCTCGATTGCCCATACCGGCTATCACCGCCATTCCGCCTATATTCTCGCAAATGCGGACATGCCCGGTTTTTCCACCCGCGAACAGGAGCTGCTGAGCCTGCTGGTGCGTGCCCATCGAGGCTCCCTGAAGAAACTGCTGGATCAGCAGCCAGTCAAAAACAGTGACGAATGGATGTTGATCCTGGTATTGCGTCTGGCGGTTCTTTTTTGCCGCAGCCGCAGCGACGCAGAGTTGCCAGCCATGAAACTCAAGCCTGGCAGCAGTGGGGGTTTTTCTCTCTCCATCGACCGGGCCTGGCTGGAACGCAACACGCTTACCCGCGCCCTGCTGGAGAACGAGATCAAGGATTTGAAGTCGGCCGGGATTGCTTTTTCACTTAAAACCGAAAAAATCCTGTAA
- a CDS encoding murein transglycosylase A, whose protein sequence is MKILRIFPWLLLALLSACVTVPPPAPPAPPVAVTPAVPPPELAAPVLQSADWAAVSGWSEDDPTLAWDAFMQSCSTLKRQPAWQAVCSAAADQSLQPEALRRFFEENFIPYQVVNPDSSSEGMITGYYEPLLNGSRTRSSRYRYPLYSTPSDLLVIDLSPVYPELKSMRLRGRLQGNRVVPYYSRAEIENGAAPVKGNELFWVDNAVDLFFLQIQGSGKIKLPNGELMRIGYADQNGYPYKSIGKSLVERGELTLDKASMQGIKDWAKRNPDKLTELLNVNASYVFFRELPNQLAGPLGALGVPLTAGRSLAVDPRTIPLGAPVFLSTTWPNESKPLQRLMVAQDTGGAIKGAVRADFFWGFGSDAGKQAGSMKQRGRMWVLLPRGYPLPLVQ, encoded by the coding sequence ATGAAGATATTGCGAATATTTCCCTGGCTTCTGCTGGCTCTGCTTTCTGCCTGTGTCACTGTGCCCCCTCCCGCGCCGCCTGCTCCGCCAGTAGCTGTGACGCCGGCTGTTCCTCCGCCCGAGCTTGCTGCGCCTGTCTTGCAGTCTGCGGACTGGGCCGCCGTTTCCGGCTGGAGCGAGGATGATCCCACGCTAGCCTGGGATGCTTTTATGCAAAGCTGCTCCACGCTGAAGCGGCAGCCGGCATGGCAGGCGGTGTGCTCGGCTGCTGCGGACCAGTCTTTGCAGCCGGAGGCACTGCGCCGCTTTTTTGAAGAAAACTTCATCCCTTACCAGGTAGTCAATCCAGACAGCAGCAGCGAAGGGATGATCACCGGCTATTACGAGCCGCTGCTGAATGGCAGCCGCACCCGCAGCAGCCGTTATCGCTACCCGCTCTACAGCACCCCTTCTGATTTGCTGGTAATTGATCTAAGTCCGGTTTATCCGGAACTCAAGAGCATGCGTCTGCGTGGCCGCTTGCAGGGTAACCGGGTAGTGCCTTATTACAGCCGGGCTGAAATCGAGAATGGCGCGGCGCCGGTAAAAGGAAATGAACTGTTCTGGGTGGACAATGCGGTGGATCTGTTCTTTTTACAGATTCAGGGGTCGGGAAAGATCAAGTTGCCGAATGGCGAGTTGATGCGTATCGGCTATGCCGACCAGAATGGCTACCCCTATAAATCCATTGGCAAGTCACTAGTGGAACGCGGTGAACTGACGCTCGATAAAGCCTCGATGCAGGGCATCAAGGATTGGGCCAAGCGTAATCCGGACAAGCTCACGGAATTGCTCAATGTGAACGCCAGCTATGTGTTCTTCCGCGAACTGCCGAACCAGCTTGCCGGCCCGCTGGGGGCGCTGGGTGTTCCGCTGACTGCGGGGCGCAGCCTGGCTGTTGATCCGCGAACCATCCCGCTTGGCGCGCCGGTATTTCTTTCGACCACCTGGCCGAATGAGAGCAAGCCGCTACAGCGCCTGATGGTGGCGCAGGACACGGGCGGCGCTATCAAGGGGGCGGTGCGGGCCGACTTTTTCTGGGGCTTTGGCAGCGACGCCGGAAAACAGGCGGGTAGCATGAAGCAGCGGGGCAGGATGTGGGTGTTGTTGCCGCGCGGCTACCCGTTGCCGCTGGTGCAATAA
- the rpiA gene encoding ribose-5-phosphate isomerase RpiA has protein sequence MTQDELKQAVARAAIEHVPSGIIGVGTGSTANFFIDELAKIKHKLDGAVASSEATAQRLKKHGIEVLDLNSVTELAVYVDGADEITEHMHMIKGGGGALTREKIVAACSKKFVCIADGSKLVGMLGKFPLPVEVIPMARSYVARQLTRLGGQPVLRQGFTTDNGNVILDVHNLQIMNPVELEIAINQITGVVTNGLFACRPADVLLLGAAEGVRVMTAK, from the coding sequence ATGACTCAAGACGAACTGAAGCAGGCCGTGGCACGCGCTGCCATTGAACATGTCCCCAGCGGTATCATCGGCGTGGGAACCGGCTCCACCGCCAATTTTTTCATCGATGAACTGGCAAAAATCAAGCACAAGCTTGATGGTGCTGTCGCCAGCTCCGAAGCCACCGCCCAGCGCCTGAAGAAGCACGGCATCGAAGTCCTCGACCTGAACAGCGTGACCGAACTCGCCGTGTATGTCGACGGCGCGGATGAAATCACCGAACACATGCACATGATCAAGGGCGGCGGCGGCGCGCTGACGCGGGAAAAAATCGTCGCTGCATGCAGCAAAAAATTCGTCTGTATCGCTGATGGCAGCAAGCTGGTCGGCATGCTGGGCAAGTTTCCCCTGCCGGTCGAAGTCATTCCCATGGCCCGCAGCTATGTGGCTCGCCAGCTTACCAGGCTGGGCGGCCAGCCGGTACTGCGCCAGGGCTTCACCACCGACAACGGCAATGTGATTCTCGATGTTCACAACCTGCAGATCATGAATCCGGTCGAGCTGGAAATTGCCATTAACCAGATTACCGGCGTGGTTACCAACGGCCTGTTTGCCTGCCGCCCGGCAGATGTGCTGCTGCTTGGCGCTGCCGAAGGTGTCAGGGTTATGACGGCAAAATAA
- a CDS encoding NADAR family protein → MDEIRFYKANEKPYGMFSNLYRRPINFEGEIFQTSEHAYQAGKARKEEVRTWLMAAPSPSLLAMAAHGLYVWDVHPDWSKTKFDRMKRVLLAKFTQHQDLQELLLSTGDKRLVESATVDNAVNRLWGEVNGKGKNKLGELLMEVRAEIRAKLATKQLVRPAKLKNGVAAEAVVAA, encoded by the coding sequence ATGGATGAGATCAGGTTTTACAAAGCAAATGAGAAGCCCTACGGGATGTTCAGCAATTTGTATCGTCGGCCCATCAACTTCGAAGGGGAAATCTTTCAAACATCTGAACATGCCTACCAAGCAGGAAAAGCCCGAAAAGAAGAAGTTCGAACATGGCTGATGGCGGCCCCTTCTCCGTCGTTATTGGCGATGGCGGCGCATGGGCTTTATGTATGGGATGTCCATCCAGATTGGTCGAAAACAAAGTTCGATCGCATGAAAAGGGTTCTGCTTGCCAAATTTACCCAGCATCAGGACTTACAGGAATTATTGCTCAGTACCGGCGATAAACGCCTGGTCGAATCTGCAACAGTGGATAATGCGGTCAATCGCCTATGGGGTGAAGTCAATGGTAAGGGTAAGAACAAACTCGGCGAGCTTCTGATGGAAGTAAGGGCAGAAATACGGGCAAAATTGGCAACAAAACAGCTCGTAAGACCAGCCAAGTTAAAGAATGGTGTGGCAGCAGAGGCCGTGGTTGCGGCGTAG
- the phoU gene encoding phosphate signaling complex protein PhoU, with the protein MSQEHIFKQFDAELEHVRSRILQMGGLVEEQINKAIKALTDGDLALADEVIASDFHINDLEIQIDEECTKIIALRQPTAGDLRMIMTVEKTITDLERIGDKAEKIARMAKKIYGADRISTPRFTEIKHMSDMVLEMLRASLDAFARLDVSAATQLKRQDIKVDEEYDAVLRHLITFMMEDPRMISTAIDILFAAKAVERIGDHAKNIAGYVVYMAQGKVVRHASMEEMERKIGEL; encoded by the coding sequence ATGTCCCAGGAACACATCTTTAAACAATTCGACGCTGAACTGGAACATGTCCGCTCGCGCATTCTGCAAATGGGCGGCCTGGTGGAAGAACAGATCAACAAGGCCATCAAGGCACTGACCGATGGCGACCTGGCGCTGGCCGATGAAGTTATTGCCAGCGACTTCCATATCAACGACCTGGAAATACAGATCGACGAGGAGTGCACCAAGATCATTGCTCTCCGCCAGCCCACTGCCGGCGACCTGCGCATGATCATGACCGTGGAAAAAACCATCACCGATCTGGAAAGGATTGGCGACAAGGCGGAAAAAATCGCCCGTATGGCAAAGAAGATTTACGGTGCAGACCGCATTTCAACTCCGCGTTTTACCGAAATCAAGCACATGAGCGACATGGTGCTGGAAATGCTGCGCGCTTCGCTGGATGCATTCGCCCGTCTCGACGTATCTGCCGCAACCCAGCTGAAGCGCCAGGATATCAAGGTGGACGAAGAGTACGATGCGGTACTGCGTCATCTGATCACTTTCATGATGGAAGACCCGCGCATGATCTCGACCGCCATCGATATCCTGTTTGCCGCCAAGGCGGTGGAACGCATTGGCGACCACGCCAAGAATATCGCGGGCTACGTGGTTTACATGGCTCAGGGCAAAGTGGTGCGTCACGCCAGCATGGAAGAAATGGAGCGCAAGATCGGGGAATTGTAG
- the ilvA gene encoding threonine ammonia-lyase, biosynthetic: protein MPTDYLEKILTARVYDVAIESPLEVAPNLSGRMGNTLLLKREDMQPVFSFKLRGAYNKMAQLPRAALKRGVIAASAGNHAQGVALAAQRLKCEAVIVMPATTPQIKINAVASRGAQVILHGDSYSDAYAHAVELAKEKKLTFVHPYDDPEVIAGQGTVGMEILRQHSGPLHAIFVPVGGGGLIAGVAAYVKRLRPEIRIIGVEPVDADAMYQSLRQKVRVILPQVGIFADGVAVKQVGEETFRMCQELVDEVILVDTDAICAAIKDVFEDTRSILEPAGALSIAGAKLYAKRQKLKNKNLVAIASGANMNFDRLRHVAERAELGEQREGLFAVTIPERPGSFKDFCALIGPRSITEFNYRFSNPANAHVFVGVQVHNRGEVTKLLAALEQKGLPALDLSDNEMGKLHIRHLVGGHAPLAKDELVYRFEFPERPGALMGFLNSMSHNWNISLFHYRNHGTDYGRILVGIQVPPRDKAAFTAFLDKLGYRYWDENDNPAYKLFLG from the coding sequence ATGCCAACCGATTATCTGGAAAAAATCCTTACCGCCCGTGTTTATGATGTGGCGATCGAAAGCCCGCTGGAAGTCGCGCCCAATCTTTCCGGCCGGATGGGCAACACGCTCCTGCTGAAGCGCGAAGACATGCAGCCGGTGTTCTCCTTCAAGCTACGCGGCGCTTACAACAAAATGGCGCAGTTGCCGCGGGCGGCGCTGAAGCGCGGTGTCATTGCCGCTTCTGCTGGCAACCATGCGCAAGGCGTGGCGCTGGCCGCGCAACGCCTCAAGTGCGAAGCCGTGATCGTGATGCCAGCGACCACGCCGCAGATCAAGATCAACGCGGTTGCGTCGCGTGGCGCCCAGGTGATATTGCACGGCGACTCCTATTCCGATGCCTATGCTCACGCGGTGGAACTGGCGAAAGAAAAAAAACTGACTTTTGTTCATCCCTACGACGACCCCGAAGTCATCGCCGGCCAGGGCACGGTCGGCATGGAAATCCTTCGACAGCACAGTGGGCCACTACATGCCATTTTCGTGCCGGTGGGCGGCGGCGGCCTGATCGCCGGTGTGGCGGCCTACGTCAAACGTTTGCGGCCAGAAATCAGGATCATCGGTGTCGAGCCGGTGGACGCCGATGCCATGTATCAGTCACTGCGCCAGAAGGTGCGCGTGATTCTGCCCCAGGTGGGCATTTTTGCCGATGGGGTGGCGGTTAAACAGGTGGGGGAAGAAACCTTCCGTATGTGCCAGGAACTGGTGGATGAAGTGATCCTGGTCGACACCGATGCGATTTGTGCCGCAATCAAGGATGTGTTCGAGGACACGCGCTCCATCCTCGAACCCGCCGGCGCGCTCTCCATCGCGGGCGCCAAGCTGTATGCCAAGCGGCAAAAGCTGAAAAACAAGAATCTGGTGGCTATTGCTTCTGGCGCCAACATGAACTTTGACCGGTTGCGGCATGTGGCTGAGCGCGCGGAGCTGGGCGAGCAGCGCGAGGGGCTGTTTGCCGTCACCATTCCGGAGCGGCCAGGCAGTTTCAAGGATTTTTGTGCCCTGATCGGGCCGCGCAGCATCACCGAATTCAACTACCGTTTCTCCAACCCCGCCAATGCGCATGTTTTCGTCGGGGTGCAAGTGCATAACCGGGGCGAGGTGACCAAGTTGCTGGCGGCACTGGAACAGAAAGGGCTGCCTGCGCTTGATCTGTCCGACAATGAAATGGGCAAGTTGCACATCCGTCATCTGGTGGGCGGGCATGCCCCGCTGGCGAAGGACGAACTGGTGTACCGTTTCGAATTTCCGGAACGCCCTGGTGCGCTCATGGGGTTTCTCAACAGCATGAGCCACAACTGGAATATCAGCCTGTTCCACTACCGCAATCATGGCACCGATTATGGCCGTATTCTGGTCGGCATCCAGGTACCGCCGCGGGACAAAGCGGCATTCACCGCATTTCTGGACAAGCTGGGCTACCGCTACTGGGACGAAAACGACAATCCTGCTTACAAATTGTTTCTGGGGTAG
- a CDS encoding replication protein RepA encodes MEANQSSMQSIFAGMATAAPQRQPGTASRSLRNVDTDKPSRIHSTKAVKASSAKVADLLATALAIQEQEAAAAGQIGYMARAMIWASMPHKKVDGAHYKRDNGLASITMLVDPDIGLPYGKLPRLISAWLTREAKLTGSRELMLGRSLNEFADKLGLSTSGGQRGDTSRLKVQATKLFSTFISLKAHQGQDFSYKNVALSDDGILLWNPKKPYERSLWESTITLSEAFYRECMDYAVPFDLRVLHRLRSPLAIDLYAILSS; translated from the coding sequence ATGGAGGCCAACCAATCGTCAATGCAGAGCATTTTTGCAGGCATGGCAACAGCCGCGCCCCAGCGACAACCAGGGACTGCCAGTCGCTCGCTTAGAAATGTTGATACAGATAAGCCATCTCGCATTCATTCCACGAAAGCGGTCAAGGCGAGTTCGGCCAAGGTTGCGGATCTTCTTGCCACCGCGCTCGCCATCCAGGAGCAGGAGGCGGCAGCAGCTGGCCAGATTGGCTACATGGCGCGCGCCATGATCTGGGCGTCCATGCCGCATAAAAAGGTCGATGGCGCGCACTACAAGCGCGACAACGGCCTTGCATCCATTACCATGCTGGTGGACCCCGATATCGGTCTTCCCTACGGCAAGCTGCCTCGGCTCATATCCGCATGGCTGACGCGGGAGGCGAAGCTGACCGGATCGCGTGAGCTGATGCTTGGTCGTAGCCTCAACGAGTTTGCCGACAAGCTCGGACTGTCAACGAGCGGCGGCCAGCGCGGCGATACGTCCCGACTAAAAGTGCAGGCCACGAAACTGTTCAGCACATTCATTTCGCTGAAGGCGCACCAAGGCCAGGACTTCTCCTACAAAAACGTCGCGCTATCGGACGACGGCATATTGCTCTGGAATCCGAAGAAGCCATACGAGCGGTCACTTTGGGAAAGCACGATCACGCTGTCGGAGGCTTTCTACCGCGAGTGCATGGACTATGCCGTGCCATTCGATCTTCGCGTGTTACACCGCCTGCGTTCGCCGCTGGCGATAGACCTGTACGCCATTCTTTCTTCTTGA
- a CDS encoding carbohydrate kinase family protein — protein sequence MKSGQSIKASRPSPKILGTGLIALDIILDADRNLLSYGLGGSAGNVLSILASLGWSSSPVGRLGCDVAADIILDEFRSLKANLELIVQEHSTPTPVIYQHQLNNPGGKTHEFSFACPVCGEKRSWHSPSIQLPSREVLDAIRPNVVYMDRATPIGIRIAEYYKNQNVLIFFEPSTVGNDPELFTQALAVADVVKYADDRLDDLEAFDRSHIFVEICTMGSDGLRFRAPSLGNDWVRLDAFSAPAIFDTSGAGDWCTSGMLHYLFDRDLNFSIGTVTYNRLNEALRFGQALSALNCMAMGARGLARSLPRSKINNLASELQRTKIDSGLFGAETEAASILLEGWSSLITSRLTPQRVPNLRRNHGLCCHTIL from the coding sequence ATGAAATCAGGCCAATCTATTAAAGCATCGCGACCATCCCCCAAAATCCTTGGGACAGGACTGATTGCGCTAGACATCATTCTCGATGCTGACCGCAATCTGCTTTCCTATGGCTTGGGTGGGTCCGCCGGCAACGTTCTGTCAATTCTCGCCTCATTGGGATGGTCAAGTTCACCTGTAGGAAGGCTAGGGTGTGACGTGGCAGCTGACATCATCCTCGATGAGTTCAGATCTTTGAAGGCGAATCTGGAATTGATCGTGCAAGAGCACAGCACACCTACACCAGTCATTTATCAGCATCAGCTTAATAATCCTGGCGGAAAGACACATGAATTCAGCTTTGCCTGCCCCGTATGTGGCGAGAAACGCTCTTGGCATAGTCCCTCCATTCAACTGCCATCGAGAGAAGTCCTGGATGCGATCAGGCCCAATGTTGTGTACATGGACCGTGCCACGCCGATCGGCATCCGGATCGCGGAGTATTACAAAAATCAGAATGTCCTGATTTTTTTTGAGCCATCAACCGTTGGCAATGACCCTGAACTGTTCACTCAGGCGCTGGCTGTTGCCGATGTGGTGAAATATGCGGATGACCGGCTCGATGACCTCGAAGCCTTTGACCGTTCCCATATTTTCGTGGAGATCTGCACGATGGGGAGCGATGGTCTGCGATTCCGTGCCCCGTCTCTTGGCAACGACTGGGTCAGACTAGACGCATTCAGTGCGCCGGCAATCTTCGACACATCCGGCGCAGGTGACTGGTGCACCTCGGGTATGCTGCACTATTTGTTCGATCGCGATCTCAACTTCTCGATCGGAACCGTTACTTACAACCGCCTGAATGAAGCATTGCGCTTTGGACAGGCTTTGTCTGCTCTGAATTGTATGGCCATGGGAGCCCGTGGTTTGGCTAGATCATTGCCCAGAAGCAAAATCAACAACTTGGCATCAGAACTTCAGAGGACCAAAATCGATTCTGGATTATTTGGGGCCGAAACGGAAGCTGCCAGTATTTTGCTCGAGGGCTGGTCTAGCCTGATTACTAGTCGGCTTACCCCCCAAAGGGTGCCAAATCTACGCCGCAACCACGGCCTCTGCTGCCACACCATTCTTTAA
- a CDS encoding flagella assembly protein FlgT middle domain-containing protein, which yields MRLPAFAESFFARRILKTGMAALLAASLATAHVIAAENLAAAESAAASSAAPGDDTQPRTFWKTVAVTRFQVANSLQVDDIVNIWDGYPREFLRRLEAGGNIVARYSTASPYSDPRNINPDSPASRELIHRIAEQNGSQIVISGLILDAAVSDESLRPYFGWQGNETGRRFELGLPWNSVVAGVRPVATERRLEVEIFLHDGQTGALLKRHRNSVEISGRAAVGRDKAFASAAFFDTAFGQAVEQLLNTQTGLIGEDLAGLPFMANIVRIEDGKVFIDAGSLSALRPGDKLKVYHRNPAAPVESAATAALGIQESPVATLTLDQVHPLYAVGELADGAFKSRVRVGDTARAEATPRKKPR from the coding sequence ATGCGGCTGCCTGCCTTTGCCGAGTCTTTTTTTGCACGGCGAATCCTGAAAACCGGGATGGCAGCGCTGCTGGCCGCCAGTCTGGCAACAGCACACGTCATCGCGGCAGAAAATCTTGCCGCCGCCGAATCGGCCGCAGCCTCCAGCGCCGCGCCTGGAGATGACACGCAACCGAGGACATTCTGGAAAACAGTGGCCGTCACCCGCTTTCAGGTCGCCAATTCGCTTCAGGTGGATGATATCGTCAATATCTGGGACGGCTACCCGCGCGAATTCCTGCGCCGTCTGGAAGCCGGGGGGAATATAGTGGCACGCTACAGCACGGCCTCTCCGTACTCAGACCCGCGCAACATCAATCCGGACTCTCCCGCCAGCCGCGAACTGATCCATCGCATTGCCGAGCAGAATGGCAGCCAGATCGTGATTTCCGGCCTCATTCTGGATGCCGCTGTCAGCGATGAATCGCTGCGCCCCTACTTCGGCTGGCAGGGCAACGAAACCGGGCGCCGTTTCGAACTCGGCCTGCCATGGAACAGCGTGGTTGCCGGCGTCCGCCCGGTTGCAACGGAGCGGCGCCTCGAGGTGGAGATTTTTCTGCATGACGGTCAGACCGGTGCGCTCCTCAAGCGCCACCGCAACAGCGTGGAAATTTCCGGGCGCGCAGCCGTGGGGCGAGACAAGGCTTTTGCCAGCGCCGCCTTTTTTGACACGGCGTTCGGGCAGGCAGTGGAACAGCTGCTCAACACCCAGACCGGACTGATAGGCGAGGACCTGGCGGGCCTGCCTTTCATGGCGAATATCGTACGCATCGAAGACGGAAAGGTTTTTATTGATGCGGGCAGCCTGTCCGCGTTGCGCCCCGGCGACAAGCTCAAGGTCTATCACAGAAACCCTGCGGCACCAGTCGAGAGCGCTGCCACAGCCGCTCTTGGCATCCAGGAATCACCGGTTGCCACGCTCACCCTGGATCAGGTTCACCCCCTGTATGCGGTGGGGGAACTAGCGGACGGCGCCTTCAAATCCAGGGTGCGGGTTGGCGACACAGCCAGGGCTGAAGCCACCCCCCGCAAAAAGCCGCGCTAG